The segment CCACTGCTGACGCAAGGTATGCATCCGGCCGATCTCGGTCTGGCGGGTCTCGTCGCTGTAGAGGACGACGTCGTCCCCCTCGCTGTTGGCCGGCCAGAAGGCGTAAACGCCGTTGGCGGTGAACAGGTCTTCCGCGATGATCTTGTCGAGCAGCGCGTTGGCGTCATCGTACAGCTTCTTCGCTTCGGCGCCGACGAACTCATCATCGAAGATCTTCGGGAATTTTCCTTTCAGCTCCCAAGACATGAAGAACGGCGTCCAGTCGATGTACTCACGCAGTTCGGCAAGCGAGACCTTCGGCAACGTCCGAACTCCCAGGAAGCTCGGCGTCCGAATGTCGACCGCCAGCCAGTCGGTGGCGAACTTGTTGCGGCGAGCATGTTCCAGCGAAACGAGCTTCACCTCTTGCCGCTTCTTGTACGACGCGACCAGGTCTTCCTGCAATTGGCGGTTCTTCTCAAGGAACTCGGCTCGCAGGTCTTCGCTCAAAAGGCGATCGACGACCCCGACGCTACGTGAGGCGTCGAGAACATGAACCGTCGTGCCATGGTAAGCCGGAGCGATCTTCACCGCGGTATGCTTGGCGCTGGTCGTGGCGCCGCCGATCAAGAGCGGAATGTCGAAACCGCCGGCTTCCATCTCTTTGGCGACATGGACCATTTCGTCCAAGCTTGGCGTGATCAGACCCGAAAGGCCGATCGCATCGACGTTATGCTGTTTGGCGGCGGCCAAAATCTTATCGCACGAAACCATCACGCCGAGGTCGATCACCTCGTAGTTGTTGCAGCCCAAGACGACGCCAACGATGTTCTTGCCGATGTCATGGACGTCCCCCTTGACGGTCGCCATCAGGATTTTGCCGCGAGCAGCTTGCGCCGATTCGCCGGCGGCCGCTTTTTCTTCTTCCATGAACGGTAGCAAGTAGGCGACCGCTTTCTTCATCACGCGGGCGCTTTTGACCACCTGGGGAAGGAACATCTTGCCGGCGCCAAACAGGTCGCCGACGATGTTCATCCCGTCCATCAGCGGGCCTTCAATAATGTGGAGACACTTCTCATAGTGCGAGCGTGCTTCTTCGGTATCTTCGACGACGTACTTGTCGATCCCTTTGACCAGCGCGTGGGCCAATCGCTCTTGGACCGAGTTGTTGCGCCACGAGAGATCCTCGGTCGCGCCGGCGCCGCCTGCCTTGCGGTCTTTGACCGATTCGGCGTAATCGACCAACCGTTCGGTTGCGTCCGCGCGGCGATTGAAGAGGACGTCTTCGATCAAGTCGCGGAGTTCTGGCTCGACTTCGTCATACACCGCCAACTGGCCGGCGTTGACGATCCCCATGTCGAGGCCCGCTTTGATCGCGTGATACAGGAAGCAAGCGTGGATCGCTTCGCGGACGAAGTCGTTACCGCGGAACGAGAACGACACATTGCTGACGCCGCCGGAGATCATCGCGCCAGGGCAAACCTGTTTGATCTCTCGGCAAGCTTCGATGAAGTTCAACGCGTAATTGTTGTGCTCTTCGATACCGGTCGCGACCGTCAAAATGTTCGGGTCGAAGATGATGTCGCTCGGGTGGAAGCCGACTTTTTCGACGAGCAGGTCGTAGGCTCGTTTGCAGATCCGAACCTTGTCGTCTTTCTCGACTGCCTGGCCGGTTTCGTCGAACGCCATCACAACGACGGCGGCGCCATAGCTGCGAACCAGTCGCGCCTTGGCGAGGAAGTCTTCCTCTCCTTCCTTCAAGCTGATTGAATTGACGATCGGTTTACCTTGCACGCAGCGGAGGCCTGCTTCGATGACCGACCACTTCGAGCTGTCGATCATGATCGGCGCCTTGCAGATGTCAGGCTCGGCTGCGATCAGGTTCAGAAAGCGAGCCATCGCCGCTTCGCCGTCGAGTAACGCATCGTCCATGTTGATGTCGATGACGTTGGCGCCGTT is part of the Blastopirellula sediminis genome and harbors:
- the metH gene encoding methionine synthase, translating into MAIATPNDTKHLIYQELDKRILILDGAMGTMVQKHKLDEDAVRGTQFQGFHKDLKNFTDILCLTRPQIIEQIHRDFLEAGADIIETNTFGATPVAMEEFDLPHLATDVNVAAVKLARKVADEFNERTPNKPRFVAGSIGPTSRTASMSPKVEDPGYRNITFQQLVDSYLVQIAAMVEAGADLLFPETSFDTLNLKACLFAIEKYFRDNNVELPVMGSVTITDESGRTLSGQTVEAFWNSVAHFPLLSIGVNCALGADKMRPYVQELATISPSYVSCHPNAGLPNEFGEYDETPEQMAATLATFADNGWINIVGGCCGTSPAHIKAIAEAVQHKPPRVRATPPDYTRLSGQESLTILPTSNFTMIGERTNVTGSRKFARLIREEQYEEAIAVALEQVNNGANVIDINMDDALLDGEAAMARFLNLIAAEPDICKAPIMIDSSKWSVIEAGLRCVQGKPIVNSISLKEGEEDFLAKARLVRSYGAAVVVMAFDETGQAVEKDDKVRICKRAYDLLVEKVGFHPSDIIFDPNILTVATGIEEHNNYALNFIEACREIKQVCPGAMISGGVSNVSFSFRGNDFVREAIHACFLYHAIKAGLDMGIVNAGQLAVYDEVEPELRDLIEDVLFNRRADATERLVDYAESVKDRKAGGAGATEDLSWRNNSVQERLAHALVKGIDKYVVEDTEEARSHYEKCLHIIEGPLMDGMNIVGDLFGAGKMFLPQVVKSARVMKKAVAYLLPFMEEEKAAAGESAQAARGKILMATVKGDVHDIGKNIVGVVLGCNNYEVIDLGVMVSCDKILAAAKQHNVDAIGLSGLITPSLDEMVHVAKEMEAGGFDIPLLIGGATTSAKHTAVKIAPAYHGTTVHVLDASRSVGVVDRLLSEDLRAEFLEKNRQLQEDLVASYKKRQEVKLVSLEHARRNKFATDWLAVDIRTPSFLGVRTLPKVSLAELREYIDWTPFFMSWELKGKFPKIFDDEFVGAEAKKLYDDANALLDKIIAEDLFTANGVYAFWPANSEGDDVVLYSDETRQTEIGRMHTLRQQWERQGQKDFRALADYIAPIDSGRKDYLGGFAVTTGIGCQELASKFDADYDDYNSIMTKALADRLAEAFAEWLHAKARNDWGFGADENLSKEELIAEKYRGIRPAAGYPAQPDHTEKRLLFDLLEAEKNAGIELTESMAMMPAASVSGLYFAHPNSRYFAVDRMTREQVADYAQRKGFTLAEMERWLAPNLGYDPDEA